The genomic interval TTCCGGAACCGGGATCGCAGTTCGCAATCGCGATCGCGATCGCGCTCGCCGGTATGCTCGCCGTCATAATTCTGGAAAAGAGGGCCGAGATCGATCCTCACGGAGAAAAAACATGAGCCTCGACGATACCGCAGCCAGAAGAGCGATCGAACGCCGAGCGAAGCTCGGAGCGCTCGTCGCCGAAGACGATTACGCAACGAGAAGTCTCATCAGCACGGTGCTCGAAAGAGAAGGCTTCGAGGTCTACAGTGTCCGCGACGGACAGGATGCTATCGAGCTCATCAAGGAAAGCGACTTCGCGCTGATCATTCTCGACGTTCTGATGCCCGGGATCGACGGGTTCGGCGTTCTCCGCTACATTCGACAATACCGGCCGACGACTCTCCGGCGTATCGTCGTCACCTCGGCAATGCCGAGGGAGAAGATCGAAGCCTTCTGCAAGGGTGAAGTC from Acidobacteriota bacterium carries:
- a CDS encoding response regulator; its protein translation is MSLDDTAARRAIERRAKLGALVAEDDYATRSLISTVLEREGFEVYSVRDGQDAIELIKESDFALIILDVLMPGIDGFGVLRYIRQYRPTTLRRIVVTSAMPREKIEAFCKGEVCEILPKPFDVEQLARIARDCAADNRDEE